A single region of the Nocardioides aurantiacus genome encodes:
- a CDS encoding STAS domain-containing protein, translating into MEHSTNGSTIVLGGTLDVRCTATLRALVYDALAEGHGTVVVDLGGVDSVDLTTLKLLAVASRSAQRQGRRVVLRGCTSGVRRLLHLSHLRGLLAVEPAHRSDTSVRGV; encoded by the coding sequence GTGGAGCACTCCACGAACGGGAGCACGATCGTGCTGGGCGGCACGCTCGACGTGCGCTGCACGGCCACGCTGCGCGCCCTGGTGTACGACGCCCTGGCGGAGGGCCACGGCACGGTGGTCGTCGACCTCGGCGGCGTCGACTCGGTCGACCTGACCACGCTCAAGCTGCTGGCGGTGGCCAGCCGGAGCGCGCAGCGCCAGGGGCGCCGGGTGGTGCTGCGGGGCTGCACGAGCGGCGTACGACGGCTGCTGCACCTCTCGCACCTGCGGGGGCTGCTGGCCGTGGAGCCGGCGCACCGCTCCGACACCTCGGTCCGAGGCGTGTGA
- a CDS encoding cob(I)yrinic acid a,c-diamide adenosyltransferase, with protein MVNLTRIYTRTGDDGSTRLGDMSETSKTDARLQAYADVDEANAHLGVALSAGGLEEDVVRVLTHVQNDLFDVGADFCTPVVPDPEYPPLRIEPDYVDRLEAWCDEYNEHLPKLRSFILNGGTPGAAHLHVARTVCRRAERSAWAAWEHHADSMNVLAIRYLNRLSDLLFILARHANRDLGDVLWVPGGERGVERGSAAPDQG; from the coding sequence ATGGTGAACCTCACGCGCATCTACACCCGGACCGGGGACGACGGCAGCACGCGACTGGGGGACATGAGCGAGACGAGCAAGACCGACGCCCGGCTGCAGGCCTACGCCGACGTCGACGAGGCCAACGCCCACCTCGGTGTCGCGCTGAGCGCGGGCGGTCTCGAGGAGGACGTCGTGCGCGTCCTGACCCACGTGCAGAACGACCTGTTCGACGTCGGCGCCGACTTCTGCACGCCGGTCGTGCCGGACCCGGAGTACCCCCCGCTGCGCATCGAGCCCGACTACGTCGACCGCCTCGAGGCGTGGTGCGACGAGTACAACGAGCACCTGCCCAAGCTGCGGTCCTTCATCCTCAACGGGGGTACGCCGGGGGCGGCCCACCTCCACGTCGCGCGGACCGTGTGCCGCCGGGCGGAGCGCTCCGCCTGGGCGGCGTGGGAGCACCACGCCGACTCGATGAACGTCCTGGCGATCCGCTACCTCAACCGGCTCTCGGACCTGCTGTTCATCCTCGCCCGCCACGCCAACCGCGACCTGGGCGACGTGCTGTGGGTGCCCGGAGGCGAGCGCGGGGTCGAGCGCGGCAGCGCCGCGCCGGACCAGGGCTAG
- the atpD gene encoding F0F1 ATP synthase subunit beta has protein sequence MSERAMTATVDEHKTQKDQGGVGRIARVTGPVVDVEFASDAMPEMYNKLEVELDLSGEKRILSMEVALHIGDGMVRAVSLQPTDGLVRGAQVRDTGNPISVPVGDVTKGHVFNALGECLNLEEGEELDVTERWGIHRQAPAFDQLESKTQMFETGIKVIDLLTPYVQGGKIGLFGGAGVGKTVLIQEMIARVAKDHGGVSVFAGVGERTREGNDLIVEMEEAGVIGQTALVFGQMDEPPGTRLRVALSALTMAEYFRDVQNQDVLLFIDNIFRFTQAGSEVSTLLGRMPSAVGYQPNLADEMGQLQERITSTRGHSITSMQAIYVPADDYTDPAPATTFAHLDATTELSREIASLGIYPAVDPLTSTSRILDAQYIGQAHYDCAIRIKQILQRNKELQDIIAILGVDELSEEDKVIVSRARRIQRFLSQNTYVAKQFTGIEGSTVPVADTIEAFNKIADGEYDHVAEQAFFMCGGLDDVEKKWAEIQGKTGESS, from the coding sequence GTGAGTGAGAGAGCCATGACTGCCACTGTTGATGAGCACAAGACCCAGAAGGACCAGGGCGGGGTGGGCCGCATCGCCCGCGTCACCGGTCCGGTCGTCGACGTCGAGTTCGCCAGCGACGCGATGCCCGAGATGTACAACAAGCTCGAGGTCGAGCTCGACCTGAGCGGCGAGAAGCGGATCCTCTCCATGGAGGTCGCGCTCCACATCGGTGACGGCATGGTCCGCGCCGTCTCGCTGCAGCCCACCGACGGCCTCGTGCGCGGTGCCCAGGTGCGCGACACCGGCAACCCGATCTCGGTGCCGGTCGGCGACGTCACCAAGGGCCACGTCTTCAACGCCCTCGGCGAGTGCCTCAACCTCGAGGAGGGCGAGGAGCTCGACGTCACGGAGCGGTGGGGCATCCACCGCCAGGCCCCGGCGTTCGACCAGCTGGAGTCCAAGACCCAGATGTTCGAGACCGGCATCAAGGTCATCGACCTGCTCACGCCCTACGTCCAGGGCGGCAAGATCGGCCTGTTCGGTGGAGCCGGCGTCGGCAAGACCGTGCTGATCCAGGAGATGATCGCCCGCGTCGCCAAGGACCACGGTGGCGTCTCGGTGTTCGCCGGTGTCGGCGAGCGCACCCGTGAGGGCAACGACCTCATCGTCGAGATGGAGGAGGCCGGCGTCATCGGCCAGACCGCCCTCGTCTTCGGCCAGATGGACGAGCCGCCGGGCACCCGCCTGCGGGTCGCGCTGTCCGCGCTGACGATGGCGGAGTACTTCCGCGACGTGCAGAACCAGGACGTGCTGCTCTTCATCGACAACATCTTCCGGTTCACCCAGGCCGGTTCGGAGGTCTCGACCCTGCTGGGTCGGATGCCCTCCGCCGTGGGCTACCAGCCCAACCTGGCCGACGAGATGGGTCAGCTCCAGGAGCGCATCACCTCCACGCGCGGTCACTCGATCACCTCGATGCAGGCGATCTACGTCCCCGCCGACGACTACACCGACCCGGCGCCGGCCACGACGTTCGCGCACCTCGACGCCACGACCGAGCTGTCCCGCGAGATCGCGTCGCTGGGCATCTACCCGGCCGTGGACCCGCTGACCTCGACCTCGCGGATCCTCGACGCGCAGTACATCGGTCAGGCGCACTACGACTGCGCCATCCGGATCAAGCAGATCCTGCAGCGCAACAAGGAGCTCCAGGACATCATCGCGATCCTCGGCGTCGACGAGCTGTCGGAGGAGGACAAGGTCATCGTCTCGCGGGCCCGTCGCATCCAGCGGTTCCTCTCGCAGAACACCTACGTCGCCAAGCAGTTCACCGGCATCGAGGGCTCGACGGTCCCCGTGGCCGACACGATCGAGGCCTTCAACAAGATCGCCGACGGCGAGTACGACCACGTCGCCGAGCAGGCCTTCTTCATGTGTGGTGGCCTGGACGACGTCGAGAAGAAGTGGGCGGAGATCCAGGGCAAGACCGGGGAGTCCTCGTGA
- a CDS encoding F0F1 ATP synthase subunit epsilon → MTDDAIRVELVAADRLVWSGDATRVIARTTEGDVGILPHHAPLLSLMVDGVVDIQTTDGETWVAAVDAGFLSVAHNRVSILSERAEMSHEIDLEQARSDLERAKQSGENEDDAQAEVRRLEARIRAVEQAS, encoded by the coding sequence GTGACCGACGACGCGATCCGCGTCGAGCTCGTCGCGGCGGACCGCCTGGTGTGGTCCGGCGACGCGACGCGCGTCATCGCCCGCACCACCGAGGGCGACGTCGGCATCCTGCCGCACCACGCGCCGCTGCTCTCGCTGATGGTGGACGGTGTCGTCGACATCCAGACCACCGACGGCGAGACCTGGGTCGCGGCGGTGGACGCGGGCTTCCTCTCGGTCGCCCACAACCGCGTCTCGATCCTGTCCGAGCGCGCGGAGATGTCGCACGAGATCGACCTGGAGCAGGCCCGCAGCGACCTCGAGCGGGCGAAGCAGTCCGGCGAGAACGAGGACGACGCGCAGGCCGAGGTACGCCGCCTCGAGGCCCGGATCCGGGCCGTGGAGCAGGCGTCCTGA
- a CDS encoding F0F1 ATP synthase subunit gamma produces the protein MALSLREYRARIKSTESMKKITRAMELIAASRIIKAQQRAQAAAPYARELTRAVSAVATFSNVDHPLTTEPEDPKRVAVLIVTSDRGLAGAYSSSVLKEAERLSSKLREEGKEVELYVSGRKGEGYLRFRNRPVVKTWTGHSDQPSYEVAREIGEALIGAFLHDPENPEESKALEGSEGVDEVHVVYTRFRSMLVQEPTAVRLLPLEVVEGEEKPAEADVLPLYEFEPSPAEVLDGLLPRYVQSRIFFALLQAAASELAARQKAMKSATDNADELIKKYTRIANQARQAGITQEISEIVGGVNALADANAGSE, from the coding sequence ATGGCTCTCTCGCTGCGTGAGTACCGCGCGCGGATCAAGTCGACCGAGTCGATGAAGAAGATCACGCGTGCCATGGAGCTCATTGCTGCGTCCCGCATCATCAAGGCGCAGCAGCGGGCGCAGGCGGCAGCGCCGTACGCCCGTGAGCTGACGCGGGCGGTCTCGGCCGTCGCGACGTTCTCCAACGTCGACCACCCGCTGACCACGGAGCCCGAGGACCCCAAGCGGGTCGCCGTGCTGATCGTGACCAGCGACCGTGGTCTGGCGGGGGCCTACTCCTCGAGCGTGCTCAAGGAGGCCGAGCGACTGTCCTCCAAGCTGCGCGAGGAGGGCAAGGAGGTCGAGCTCTACGTCTCCGGACGCAAGGGCGAGGGCTACCTGCGGTTCCGCAACCGCCCGGTCGTCAAGACCTGGACCGGTCACTCCGACCAGCCCAGCTACGAGGTGGCCCGCGAGATCGGCGAGGCGCTGATCGGCGCCTTCCTGCACGACCCGGAGAACCCCGAGGAGAGCAAGGCGCTCGAGGGCTCCGAGGGCGTCGACGAGGTGCACGTGGTCTACACGCGCTTCCGGTCGATGCTCGTGCAGGAGCCCACCGCGGTGCGGCTGCTGCCGCTCGAGGTGGTCGAGGGCGAGGAGAAGCCCGCGGAGGCCGACGTGCTGCCGCTCTACGAGTTCGAGCCGTCCCCGGCCGAGGTCCTCGACGGGCTGCTGCCGCGCTACGTCCAGAGCCGGATCTTCTTCGCCCTGCTGCAGGCGGCCGCCTCCGAGCTCGCCGCCCGCCAGAAGGCGATGAAGTCGGCCACGGACAACGCCGACGAGCTGATCAAGAAGTACACCCGAATCGCCAACCAGGCCCGCCAGGCCGGCATTACCCAGGAAATCAGCGAGATCGTCGGTGGCGTCAACGCGCTGGCCGACGCGAACGCCGGGAGTGAGTGA
- the murA gene encoding UDP-N-acetylglucosamine 1-carboxyvinyltransferase, which translates to MGSFRVVSEGPFTRPLAGAVEVGGAKNSALKLLAATLLAPGRSVVHNVPRILDVAVMGDLLERLGCTVEITYPEPSDPAASTAGRAVVDVPEKLQPEAPYELVRRLRASIAVLGPLTARCHRASVALPGGDAIGSRGLDMHIQGLEALGASVRIEHGQVVAEVAGRRLVGAEIALDFPSVGATENLLMAAVLAQGRTVIDNVAREPEIVDLCRMLQAMGARIDGVGSPTLEVEGVDRLAPVEHRTVTDRIVTGTWVFATAIAGGELHVGAGVAEHLDLVLDKLVAAGLELDVDPDGFTVRCERRLRAFDVVTLPYPGFPTDLQPFAMALAAVSEGTAMITENVFEARFMFAQELARLGADLRTDGHHAVVRGTPLLSGAPVEAHDIRAGAALVLAGLASQGTTLVAEGHHVDRGYPRFAETLAAVGADVSRVDD; encoded by the coding sequence ATGGGGAGCTTCCGGGTCGTGTCCGAGGGTCCCTTCACCCGACCCCTGGCCGGTGCGGTCGAGGTCGGGGGCGCCAAGAACTCCGCGCTCAAGCTGCTCGCCGCGACCCTGCTCGCGCCCGGCCGCTCGGTGGTCCACAACGTCCCGCGCATCCTCGACGTCGCCGTGATGGGCGACCTGCTGGAGCGGCTGGGCTGCACCGTCGAGATCACCTACCCCGAGCCCTCCGACCCCGCCGCCTCGACCGCCGGTCGCGCCGTGGTCGACGTGCCGGAGAAGCTGCAGCCCGAGGCCCCCTACGAGCTCGTACGCCGGCTCCGGGCCTCGATCGCGGTCCTCGGTCCGCTGACCGCCCGGTGCCACCGCGCCAGCGTCGCCCTGCCCGGCGGTGACGCGATCGGCTCGCGCGGTCTCGACATGCACATCCAGGGCCTCGAGGCGCTCGGCGCGTCGGTCCGCATCGAGCACGGCCAGGTCGTCGCCGAGGTGGCCGGTCGCCGGCTCGTCGGCGCCGAGATCGCGCTGGACTTCCCCTCGGTCGGGGCCACCGAGAACCTGCTGATGGCCGCGGTGCTGGCGCAGGGCCGCACCGTGATCGACAACGTCGCCCGCGAGCCCGAGATCGTCGACCTGTGCCGGATGCTCCAGGCGATGGGGGCACGCATCGACGGGGTCGGCAGCCCGACGCTCGAGGTGGAGGGCGTGGACCGGCTCGCGCCGGTGGAGCACCGCACCGTCACCGACCGGATCGTCACCGGCACCTGGGTCTTCGCGACGGCGATCGCCGGCGGGGAGCTGCACGTCGGCGCCGGCGTGGCCGAGCACCTCGACCTCGTGCTCGACAAGCTGGTGGCCGCCGGGTTGGAGCTCGACGTCGACCCGGACGGGTTCACGGTCCGCTGCGAGCGCCGGCTGCGGGCCTTCGACGTGGTGACGCTGCCCTACCCGGGGTTCCCCACCGACCTGCAGCCGTTCGCGATGGCCCTGGCCGCGGTCTCCGAGGGCACCGCGATGATCACCGAGAACGTCTTCGAGGCGCGCTTCATGTTCGCCCAGGAGCTGGCCCGGCTCGGGGCGGACCTGCGCACCGACGGCCACCACGCCGTGGTCCGGGGCACGCCGCTGCTCTCGGGCGCCCCCGTGGAGGCGCACGACATCCGCGCCGGCGCGGCGCTGGTGCTCGCCGGCCTGGCCTCGCAGGGCACCACCCTGGTGGCCGAGGGCCACCACGTCGACCGCGGCTACCCGCGGTTCGCCGAGACGCTGGCCGCGGTCGGCGCCGACGTCAGCCGCGTCGACGACTGA
- a CDS encoding DUF2550 domain-containing protein — MAWWLVLLDVVGALLLLVLVLGVVLVVRRRVLARHGGTFELSVRDPRQPAGRGWALGLGRYRDDHLEWFRIFSPLPRPRRTWGRNDLTLESQRATDEEEGYALYSGHLVVHCSTPAGEVELAMSPQSLTGLQSWLEAGPPGSRPSR; from the coding sequence ATGGCGTGGTGGCTCGTGCTGCTCGACGTCGTCGGCGCACTGCTGCTGCTCGTCCTCGTGCTGGGCGTCGTGCTCGTCGTACGCCGGCGGGTGCTGGCCCGCCACGGCGGCACCTTCGAGCTCAGCGTCCGTGACCCCCGCCAGCCGGCCGGCCGGGGCTGGGCGCTCGGCCTGGGCCGCTACCGCGACGACCACCTCGAGTGGTTCCGCATCTTCTCGCCGCTGCCGCGGCCGCGCCGCACGTGGGGCCGCAACGACCTGACGTTGGAGTCCCAGCGTGCGACCGACGAGGAGGAGGGCTACGCCCTCTACTCCGGCCACCTCGTCGTGCACTGCTCCACCCCGGCGGGGGAGGTGGAGCTCGCGATGAGCCCGCAGTCGCTCACCGGCCTGCAGTCCTGGCTCGAGGCCGGTCCGCCGGGCTCGCGCCCCTCGCGCTAG